The proteins below come from a single Carnobacterium divergens DSM 20623 genomic window:
- a CDS encoding branched-chain amino acid aminotransferase: MNEAKIDWDNLGFDYIKTDERYLSYWKDGQWDNGKLVTDNQVHISEGSTALHYGQTCFEGLKAYRCRDGSINLFRPDENAKRMQASCRRLLMPEIPVETFINACKQVVKANEHFVPPYGSGGTLYLRPYMIGIGDNIGVHAAPEYLFSIFCMPVGAYFKGGIVPTNFIVSTYDRAAGNGTGAAKVGGNYGGSLLPGKEAHDREFSDCIYLDPQTHTKIEEVGSANFFGITKENQFVTPISPSILPSITKYSLLYLAENRLGLEAIEGDVYLDQLNQFKEAGACGTAAVISPIAGIQAGADFHVFYSETEVGPVTQRLYEELTGIQFGDIESPAGWVMKV, translated from the coding sequence ATGAATGAAGCGAAAATTGATTGGGATAATTTGGGATTTGACTATATCAAAACAGATGAACGCTACTTGTCTTATTGGAAAGATGGTCAGTGGGATAATGGCAAGCTAGTGACAGACAACCAAGTCCATATTAGTGAAGGTTCAACAGCTTTACATTATGGTCAAACATGCTTTGAAGGCTTGAAGGCATATCGATGCAGAGATGGATCAATCAATTTATTTCGACCAGACGAAAATGCGAAACGAATGCAAGCGAGTTGTAGAAGATTGTTGATGCCAGAAATCCCTGTAGAAACATTTATAAATGCGTGTAAGCAAGTTGTTAAAGCAAACGAACATTTTGTCCCTCCTTATGGAAGTGGAGGGACATTGTATTTAAGACCATATATGATAGGGATAGGGGATAATATTGGAGTACATGCAGCACCGGAATATTTATTTTCAATATTTTGTATGCCGGTGGGGGCTTATTTTAAAGGGGGCATTGTTCCGACTAATTTTATTGTTTCAACGTATGATCGAGCAGCTGGAAACGGGACGGGAGCTGCTAAGGTTGGTGGGAACTATGGTGGAAGTTTACTACCAGGTAAAGAAGCCCATGATCGGGAATTTAGTGATTGTATCTATTTAGACCCTCAAACACATACAAAAATTGAAGAAGTCGGCTCAGCTAACTTTTTTGGAATAACAAAAGAAAACCAATTTGTCACACCTATTTCTCCGTCGATTTTGCCAAGCATTACAAAATATTCATTGCTTTATTTAGCGGAAAACAGACTAGGTTTAGAGGCGATAGAAGGAGATGTGTATTTAGATCAGTTAAATCAATTTAAAGAAGCAGGAGCATGTGGGACAGCAGCGGTGATTTCTCCGATTGCGGGTATCCAAGCAGGAGCTGATTTCCATGTTTTTTACAGTGAAACAGAAGTTGGCCCTGTAACTCAACGATTATACGAAGAGTTGACGGGGATACAATTTGGTGATATCGAAAGTCCGGCAGGTTGGGTAATGAAGGTATAA
- the tuf gene encoding elongation factor Tu, translated as MAKETFDRSKAHVNIGTIGHVDHGKTTLTAAIATVLSKHGGGSAQNYADIDNAPEEKERGITINTSHIEYETETRHYAHVDCPGHADYVKNMITGAAQMDGAILVVSAADGPMPQTREHILLSRQVGVPYIVVFLNKVDMVDDEELLELVEMEVRDLLTEYDFPGDDTPVIAGSALKALEGDASYEEKVLELMAAVDEYIPTPQRDTEKPFMMPVEDVFSITGRGTVATGRVERGEVRVGEEVEIVGITEAPTKTTVTGVEMFRKLLDYAQAGDNIGALLRGVAREDIERGQVLSKPGTITPHTKFKAEIYVLSKEEGGRHTPFFTNYRPQFYFRTTDVTGVCELPEGVEMVMPGDNVTIDVTLINPIAIEAGTNFSIREGGRTVGAGVVAEIEA; from the coding sequence ATGGCAAAAGAAACCTTTGATCGCTCAAAAGCCCATGTTAACATCGGTACTATCGGACACGTTGACCATGGTAAAACAACTTTAACAGCTGCAATTGCAACTGTATTATCAAAACACGGTGGCGGTTCAGCGCAAAACTACGCTGATATCGATAACGCTCCTGAAGAAAAAGAACGTGGTATTACAATTAATACTTCACACATCGAGTATGAAACTGAAACTCGTCACTACGCACACGTAGATTGCCCAGGACACGCGGATTATGTTAAAAACATGATCACTGGTGCTGCACAAATGGATGGAGCTATCTTAGTAGTATCTGCTGCTGATGGTCCAATGCCACAAACTCGTGAGCACATCTTACTTTCTCGTCAAGTTGGTGTTCCATACATCGTTGTTTTCTTAAACAAAGTTGACATGGTTGATGACGAAGAATTATTAGAATTAGTAGAAATGGAAGTTCGTGACCTATTAACAGAATACGATTTCCCAGGTGATGACACTCCAGTTATCGCTGGTTCTGCACTTAAAGCTCTAGAAGGCGACGCTTCATACGAAGAAAAAGTTCTAGAATTGATGGCTGCTGTTGATGAGTATATCCCTACTCCACAACGTGATACTGAAAAACCATTCATGATGCCAGTTGAGGATGTATTCTCAATCACTGGACGTGGTACTGTTGCTACAGGCCGTGTTGAACGTGGTGAAGTACGTGTTGGTGAAGAAGTTGAAATCGTTGGTATCACTGAAGCACCTACTAAAACAACTGTTACAGGTGTTGAAATGTTCCGTAAATTATTAGATTACGCACAAGCTGGAGATAACATTGGCGCATTACTACGTGGTGTTGCTCGTGAAGATATCGAACGTGGTCAAGTATTATCTAAACCAGGTACAATCACTCCACATACTAAATTTAAAGCTGAAATTTATGTATTATCAAAAGAAGAGGGTGGACGTCACACTCCATTCTTCACTAACTACCGTCCACAGTTCTACTTCCGTACAACTGACGTTACTGGTGTTTGTGAATTACCTGAAGGCGTTGAAATGGTAATGCCTGGAGATAACGTTACTATCGACGTTACTCTTATCAACCCAATCGCTATCGAAGCAGGAACTAACTTCTCAATCCGTGAAGGCGGACGTACAGTTGGAGCCGGCGTTGTAGCTGAAATCGAAGCATAG
- the rpsL gene encoding 30S ribosomal protein S12, which translates to MPTINQLVRKPRKAKMEKSDSPALNKGYNSFKKSQTNTSSPQKRGVCTRVGTMTPKKPNSALRKYARVRLSNLLEVTAYIPGIGHNLQEHSVVLIRGGRVKDLPGVRYHVVRGALDTAGVTDRKQSRSKYGAKKPKA; encoded by the coding sequence ATGCCTACTATTAATCAATTAGTACGTAAACCTCGTAAAGCAAAAATGGAAAAATCAGATTCTCCAGCTTTGAATAAAGGTTACAACAGCTTCAAAAAATCACAAACAAACACTAGCTCACCTCAAAAACGTGGTGTGTGTACTCGTGTAGGAACTATGACTCCTAAAAAACCTAACTCAGCGTTACGTAAATACGCGCGTGTACGTTTGTCAAACTTGCTTGAAGTAACAGCTTATATTCCAGGTATCGGACATAACTTACAAGAACACAGTGTGGTTCTTATTCGTGGTGGACGTGTAAAAGATTTACCAGGAGTTCGTTATCACGTTGTACGTGGTGCTTTAGATACTGCCGGTGTTACAGATCGTAAACAAAGCCGTTCTAAATACGGAGCTAAAAAACCAAAAGCTTAA
- the rpsG gene encoding 30S ribosomal protein S7, which translates to MPRKGPITKRDVLPDPMYNSKLVTRLINRLMVDGKRGKAATILYSSFDVIKEQTGNDPMEVFEQAMKNIMPVLEVKARRVGGSNYQVPVEVRSDRRTTLGLRWLVNYSRLRGEDTMEQRLAKEIMDAANNTGAAVKKREDTHKMAEANKAFAHYRW; encoded by the coding sequence ATGCCTCGTAAAGGTCCTATTACTAAACGTGATGTGTTACCTGATCCAATGTATAATTCAAAATTAGTAACTCGTTTAATTAACCGTTTAATGGTTGATGGTAAACGTGGAAAAGCTGCTACTATTCTTTATAGCTCTTTTGATGTTATTAAAGAACAAACTGGCAATGATCCTATGGAAGTTTTCGAACAAGCAATGAAAAACATCATGCCTGTTCTTGAAGTTAAAGCTCGTCGTGTTGGGGGTTCTAACTATCAAGTCCCTGTCGAAGTTCGTAGCGATCGTCGTACTACTTTAGGTTTACGTTGGTTAGTAAACTACTCTCGCTTACGCGGAGAAGATACTATGGAACAACGTCTTGCTAAAGAAATCATGGATGCAGCTAACAATACTGGTGCTGCAGTTAAAAAACGTGAAGATACTCATAAAATGGCAGAAGCGAACAAAGCGTTTGCTCACTACCGTTGGTAA
- the fusA gene encoding elongation factor G produces the protein MANREFSLEKTRNIGIMAHVDAGKTTTTERILYYTGKIHKIGETHEGASQMDWMEQEQERGITITSAATTAEWKNYRVNIIDTPGHVDFTIEVQRSLRVLDGAVTVLDSQSGVEPQTETVWRQATDYKVPRIVFCNKMDKIGADFLYSVNSLHERLQANAHPIQLPIGAEDDFTGIIDLVKMKAEIYTNDLGTDIQETDIPEEYVEAATEWRKKLIEAVVETDEELMMKYLDGEEITEEELKAGIRQATINVEFFPVMAGSAFKNKGVQLMLDAVLDYLPSPLDVDAIKGIDVKTEEETTRPADDSAPFASLAFKVMTDPFVGRLTFFRVYSGVLESGSYVLNASKNKKERVGRILQMHANTRKEIDKVYSGDIAAAVGLKDTTTGDTLCALEAPVILESIEFPEPVIQVAVEPKSKADQDKMGIALQKLAEEDPSFRVETNAETGETVISGMGELHLDVLVDRMRREFNVDASVGAPQVSYRETFRGSTKAEGKFVRQSGGKGQYGHVWIEFTPNEEGAGFEFENAIVGGVVPREYIPAVKAGLEGSLDNGVLAGYPLVDIKAKLYDGSYHDVDSNETAFKVAASMALKAAAKKANPVILEPMMKVIVTVPEDYLGDIMGHITARRGRVEGMEAHGNSQIVNAIVPLANMFGYATTLRSSTQGRGTFMMVFDHYEDLPKSIQEEIISKNGGN, from the coding sequence ATGGCAAATAGAGAATTTTCTCTAGAAAAAACTCGTAATATCGGTATCATGGCTCACGTTGATGCAGGTAAAACTACAACAACAGAGCGTATTTTATACTATACTGGTAAAATCCATAAAATTGGTGAAACGCATGAAGGTGCATCACAAATGGACTGGATGGAACAAGAGCAAGAACGTGGTATTACAATTACTTCTGCTGCAACAACAGCTGAATGGAAAAATTACCGTGTAAACATTATCGATACTCCTGGACACGTGGATTTCACAATTGAAGTTCAACGTTCTCTACGCGTATTAGATGGTGCTGTAACTGTTCTTGACTCACAATCAGGAGTAGAGCCTCAAACTGAAACAGTTTGGCGTCAAGCAACTGATTATAAAGTTCCACGTATTGTTTTCTGTAACAAGATGGATAAAATTGGTGCAGATTTCTTATATTCAGTAAATTCATTACACGAACGTTTACAAGCCAATGCACATCCAATTCAATTGCCAATCGGCGCTGAAGACGATTTCACTGGTATTATCGACTTAGTTAAAATGAAAGCTGAAATCTACACAAATGACTTAGGAACAGATATCCAAGAAACAGATATCCCTGAAGAATATGTAGAAGCCGCTACTGAATGGCGTAAAAAATTAATCGAAGCAGTTGTTGAAACTGATGAAGAATTAATGATGAAATATCTTGACGGTGAAGAAATCACTGAAGAAGAATTAAAAGCGGGTATCCGCCAAGCAACAATTAATGTTGAATTCTTCCCAGTAATGGCTGGTTCTGCCTTTAAAAATAAAGGGGTTCAATTAATGCTTGATGCAGTTCTTGATTACCTACCATCACCACTTGATGTTGATGCTATTAAAGGAATTGATGTTAAAACAGAAGAGGAAACGACTCGTCCTGCTGACGACTCAGCTCCATTTGCTTCATTAGCATTTAAAGTAATGACAGACCCATTTGTTGGTCGTCTAACTTTCTTCCGCGTGTACTCTGGTGTTCTTGAAAGTGGTTCATATGTTTTGAACGCTTCTAAAAACAAAAAAGAACGTGTTGGTCGTATTCTACAAATGCATGCAAATACACGTAAAGAAATCGATAAAGTTTATTCAGGAGATATCGCTGCTGCTGTTGGTCTTAAAGACACAACAACTGGTGATACATTATGTGCGTTAGAAGCGCCAGTTATTCTTGAATCTATCGAATTCCCAGAACCAGTTATCCAAGTCGCTGTTGAGCCTAAATCAAAAGCTGACCAAGATAAAATGGGTATTGCATTACAAAAACTTGCAGAAGAAGATCCTTCATTCCGCGTTGAAACAAACGCTGAAACTGGTGAAACTGTTATCTCGGGTATGGGTGAATTACATTTAGATGTATTAGTAGACCGTATGCGTCGTGAGTTTAATGTGGATGCTAGCGTAGGTGCTCCTCAAGTATCTTACCGTGAAACATTCCGTGGTTCTACAAAAGCAGAAGGTAAGTTCGTTCGTCAATCGGGTGGTAAAGGTCAATACGGTCACGTATGGATTGAATTTACACCGAATGAAGAAGGAGCAGGCTTCGAATTTGAAAACGCAATTGTCGGAGGGGTTGTTCCTCGTGAATACATTCCTGCTGTTAAAGCTGGTTTGGAAGGTTCATTAGACAATGGGGTTCTTGCTGGATATCCATTAGTAGATATTAAAGCAAAACTTTATGATGGTTCTTACCATGATGTCGATTCAAATGAAACTGCCTTTAAAGTTGCCGCATCAATGGCCTTAAAAGCAGCTGCTAAAAAAGCAAATCCTGTAATTCTTGAACCAATGATGAAAGTAATTGTTACAGTACCAGAAGATTACCTAGGTGATATTATGGGACACATTACTGCTCGTCGTGGACGTGTTGAAGGTATGGAAGCTCATGGTAACTCACAAATCGTTAATGCGATTGTTCCTTTAGCTAACATGTTTGGATATGCGACAACATTGCGTTCATCAACACAAGGACGTGGAACATTCATGATGGTATTTGATCATTATGAAGATCTACCAAAATCAATTCAAGAAGAAATCATCAGCAAAAACGGTGGCAACTAA